One Prunus dulcis chromosome 8, ALMONDv2, whole genome shotgun sequence DNA window includes the following coding sequences:
- the LOC117636765 gene encoding DNA polymerase epsilon subunit B-like isoform X2, whose translation MAIAPETTLTETFRGSLRIQHLSLARPMISFPFLSPKTLLCLEEGGYVWFELFIFRVTKQSSGLLGGFTGELYLGQEEGHRSFSLILTKATAKCLGFSKRNTEREMSSSMRKKVQKKCKIRGYTLELDAIDEILSFESEFSNDSALDDPVDILLDLLATQPIKDKEMVHRIATRILGADAAINETPDGDGDDVIRASDLLIIDAFKVPKFRYDPIKKVFYKHTGSLPMHGDAFSKAALYKDRFLLLSQMLSRHKDFSKPAFDSELSDFGRCEISPIQSLIGQTGRRWVMGLISQLEDGHFYLEDLSASVEINLSNAKITAGFFVENTIVVAEGEMLLEGVFQVFNCGFPPLEGRDKSLQFLAGHDSFGSGTLTEQETLRLAKLEREAVNGNVVILSDIWLDNEEAMGKLERILDAFENEDFVPCLFVLMGNFCSHPCNLGFHSFSNLRSQFGKLGQMIAAHPRLKEGSCFLFIPGPDDAGPSTVLPRPSLPKYLREELQNHIPNAIFSSNPCRMKFGSQEVVFFRQDLLYRMRRSCLMPPSTEETTDDFEHLVATITHQCHLCPLPLIVQPIIWNYDHSLYLYPTPHTIVLGDRSEQKAFKYTGITCFNPGSFSSDGAFVVYRPDNQEVELSSL comes from the exons GAGGAGGGAGGGTATGTGTGGTTTGAATTGTTCATTTTCCGAGTAACCAAACAGAGCAGTGGTTT GCTTGGAGGATTTACTGGTGAGCTTTATCTTGGGCAAGAAGAGGGCCACAGAAGTTTCTCACTT ATTTTAACAAAAGCAACGGCGAAATGCCTAGGTTTTAGCAAACggaacacagagagagagatgagcaGCTCCATGAGGAAGAAGGTGCAGAAGAAGTGCAAGATCAGAGGCTACACACTTGAATTGGACGCCATCGACGAGATCCTCTCCTTTGAATCCGAATTCAGCAACGACTCTGCTTTGGACGATCCCGTCGATATCCTCCTCGACCTCCTCGCCACCCAGCCCA TAAAAGACAAGGAGATGGTGCACCGCATTGCTACCCGTATATTGGGTGCTGATGCGGCCATCAATGAAACCCCCGACGGCGATGGTGATGATGTTATAAGAGCCTCTGATTTGCTCATAATTGATGCCTTCAAGGTCCCAAAGTTCCGATATGATCCCATCAAGAAGGTTTTTTACAA GCATACTGGGAGCCTACCCATGCATGGTGACGCATTTTCGAAAGCAGCTCTGTATAAGGATAGGTTTCTCTTGCTCTCCCAGATGCTCTCTCGCCATAAGGATTTTTCCAAACCAGCCTTTGATTCTGAATTGTCAGATTTCGGACGCTGTGAG ATATCTCCAATTCAGTCTCTGATTGGGCAAACTGGAAGGAGATGGGTGATGGGTCTGATATCTCAGTTGGAGGATGGCCATTTTTACTTGGAAGACCTTTCTGCTTCTGTCGAAATCAACTTATCCAATGCA AAGATAACTGCAGGATTTTTTGTAGAAAACACAATAGTTGTTGCAGAAGGCGAGATGCTCTTAGAGGGTGTCTTTCAG GTGTTTAATTGCGGATTTCCTCCGCTTGAGGGCAGAGATAAGTCACTCCAATTTCTTGCAGGACATGACTCTTTTGGTAGTGGTACACTAACAGAACAGGAGACG CTCAGACTTGCAAAGTTGGAAAGAGAAGCAGTTAATGGGAATGTTGTCATACTGTCTGACATTTGGCTAGACAATGAAGAG GCTATGGGAAAGCTGGAGAGAATCCTTGATGCTTTTGAGAATGAGGACTTTGTGCCATGCTTATTTGTACTCATGGGGAATTTTTGTTCTCATCCATGTAATCTTGGTTTCCACTCCTTCTCCAATCTCAG GTCGCAGTTTGGCAAGCTAGGGCAAATGATTGCTGCCCATCCACGGCTAAAAGAGGGTAGTTGTTTTCTATTTATCCCGGGTCCCGATGATGCAG GCCCTTCAACTGTTCTACCAAGGCCTTCTTTACCAAAGTATTTAAGAGAAGAGCTTCAAAATCACATTCCAAATGCCATATTTTCAAGTAATCCTTGTAG AATGAAGTTCGGTAGCCAGGAGGTGGTATTCTTCCGTCAGGATCTGCTGTACAGAATGCGCCGTTCATGTCTGATGCCCCCTTCTACAGAAGAAACTACTGATGACTTTGAGCAT CTGGTTGCTACCATAACCCATCAATGTCATCTCTGCCCTCTCCCTCTTATTGTACAACCGATTATCTGGAATTATGACCACTCCCTGTACCTCTATCCAACTCCACATACG ATAGTTTTAGGTGACAGAAGCGAGCAAAAGGCTTTCAAATACACAGGAATCACTTGTTTTAATCCTGGTTCCTTCTCAAGTGATGGCGCCTTTGTGGTATACCGTCCTGACAATCAGGAAGTTGAATTGTCATCCTTATAG
- the LOC117636765 gene encoding DNA polymerase epsilon subunit B-like isoform X1, with translation MAIAPETTLTETFRGSLRIQHLSLARPMISFPFLSPKTLLCLEEGGYVWFELFIFRVTKQSSGLLGGFTGELYLGQEEGHRSFSLFVVHVTQILTKATAKCLGFSKRNTEREMSSSMRKKVQKKCKIRGYTLELDAIDEILSFESEFSNDSALDDPVDILLDLLATQPIKDKEMVHRIATRILGADAAINETPDGDGDDVIRASDLLIIDAFKVPKFRYDPIKKVFYKHTGSLPMHGDAFSKAALYKDRFLLLSQMLSRHKDFSKPAFDSELSDFGRCEISPIQSLIGQTGRRWVMGLISQLEDGHFYLEDLSASVEINLSNAKITAGFFVENTIVVAEGEMLLEGVFQVFNCGFPPLEGRDKSLQFLAGHDSFGSGTLTEQETLRLAKLEREAVNGNVVILSDIWLDNEEAMGKLERILDAFENEDFVPCLFVLMGNFCSHPCNLGFHSFSNLRSQFGKLGQMIAAHPRLKEGSCFLFIPGPDDAGPSTVLPRPSLPKYLREELQNHIPNAIFSSNPCRMKFGSQEVVFFRQDLLYRMRRSCLMPPSTEETTDDFEHLVATITHQCHLCPLPLIVQPIIWNYDHSLYLYPTPHTIVLGDRSEQKAFKYTGITCFNPGSFSSDGAFVVYRPDNQEVELSSL, from the exons GAGGAGGGAGGGTATGTGTGGTTTGAATTGTTCATTTTCCGAGTAACCAAACAGAGCAGTGGTTT GCTTGGAGGATTTACTGGTGAGCTTTATCTTGGGCAAGAAGAGGGCCACAGAAGTTTCTCACTT TTTGTTGTCCATGTTACCCAGATTTTAACAAAAGCAACGGCGAAATGCCTAGGTTTTAGCAAACggaacacagagagagagatgagcaGCTCCATGAGGAAGAAGGTGCAGAAGAAGTGCAAGATCAGAGGCTACACACTTGAATTGGACGCCATCGACGAGATCCTCTCCTTTGAATCCGAATTCAGCAACGACTCTGCTTTGGACGATCCCGTCGATATCCTCCTCGACCTCCTCGCCACCCAGCCCA TAAAAGACAAGGAGATGGTGCACCGCATTGCTACCCGTATATTGGGTGCTGATGCGGCCATCAATGAAACCCCCGACGGCGATGGTGATGATGTTATAAGAGCCTCTGATTTGCTCATAATTGATGCCTTCAAGGTCCCAAAGTTCCGATATGATCCCATCAAGAAGGTTTTTTACAA GCATACTGGGAGCCTACCCATGCATGGTGACGCATTTTCGAAAGCAGCTCTGTATAAGGATAGGTTTCTCTTGCTCTCCCAGATGCTCTCTCGCCATAAGGATTTTTCCAAACCAGCCTTTGATTCTGAATTGTCAGATTTCGGACGCTGTGAG ATATCTCCAATTCAGTCTCTGATTGGGCAAACTGGAAGGAGATGGGTGATGGGTCTGATATCTCAGTTGGAGGATGGCCATTTTTACTTGGAAGACCTTTCTGCTTCTGTCGAAATCAACTTATCCAATGCA AAGATAACTGCAGGATTTTTTGTAGAAAACACAATAGTTGTTGCAGAAGGCGAGATGCTCTTAGAGGGTGTCTTTCAG GTGTTTAATTGCGGATTTCCTCCGCTTGAGGGCAGAGATAAGTCACTCCAATTTCTTGCAGGACATGACTCTTTTGGTAGTGGTACACTAACAGAACAGGAGACG CTCAGACTTGCAAAGTTGGAAAGAGAAGCAGTTAATGGGAATGTTGTCATACTGTCTGACATTTGGCTAGACAATGAAGAG GCTATGGGAAAGCTGGAGAGAATCCTTGATGCTTTTGAGAATGAGGACTTTGTGCCATGCTTATTTGTACTCATGGGGAATTTTTGTTCTCATCCATGTAATCTTGGTTTCCACTCCTTCTCCAATCTCAG GTCGCAGTTTGGCAAGCTAGGGCAAATGATTGCTGCCCATCCACGGCTAAAAGAGGGTAGTTGTTTTCTATTTATCCCGGGTCCCGATGATGCAG GCCCTTCAACTGTTCTACCAAGGCCTTCTTTACCAAAGTATTTAAGAGAAGAGCTTCAAAATCACATTCCAAATGCCATATTTTCAAGTAATCCTTGTAG AATGAAGTTCGGTAGCCAGGAGGTGGTATTCTTCCGTCAGGATCTGCTGTACAGAATGCGCCGTTCATGTCTGATGCCCCCTTCTACAGAAGAAACTACTGATGACTTTGAGCAT CTGGTTGCTACCATAACCCATCAATGTCATCTCTGCCCTCTCCCTCTTATTGTACAACCGATTATCTGGAATTATGACCACTCCCTGTACCTCTATCCAACTCCACATACG ATAGTTTTAGGTGACAGAAGCGAGCAAAAGGCTTTCAAATACACAGGAATCACTTGTTTTAATCCTGGTTCCTTCTCAAGTGATGGCGCCTTTGTGGTATACCGTCCTGACAATCAGGAAGTTGAATTGTCATCCTTATAG
- the LOC117636765 gene encoding DNA polymerase epsilon subunit B-like isoform X3 yields the protein MSSSMRKKVQKKCKIRGYTLELDAIDEILSFESEFSNDSALDDPVDILLDLLATQPIKDKEMVHRIATRILGADAAINETPDGDGDDVIRASDLLIIDAFKVPKFRYDPIKKVFYKHTGSLPMHGDAFSKAALYKDRFLLLSQMLSRHKDFSKPAFDSELSDFGRCEISPIQSLIGQTGRRWVMGLISQLEDGHFYLEDLSASVEINLSNAKITAGFFVENTIVVAEGEMLLEGVFQVFNCGFPPLEGRDKSLQFLAGHDSFGSGTLTEQETLRLAKLEREAVNGNVVILSDIWLDNEEAMGKLERILDAFENEDFVPCLFVLMGNFCSHPCNLGFHSFSNLRSQFGKLGQMIAAHPRLKEGSCFLFIPGPDDAGPSTVLPRPSLPKYLREELQNHIPNAIFSSNPCRMKFGSQEVVFFRQDLLYRMRRSCLMPPSTEETTDDFEHLVATITHQCHLCPLPLIVQPIIWNYDHSLYLYPTPHTIVLGDRSEQKAFKYTGITCFNPGSFSSDGAFVVYRPDNQEVELSSL from the exons atgagcaGCTCCATGAGGAAGAAGGTGCAGAAGAAGTGCAAGATCAGAGGCTACACACTTGAATTGGACGCCATCGACGAGATCCTCTCCTTTGAATCCGAATTCAGCAACGACTCTGCTTTGGACGATCCCGTCGATATCCTCCTCGACCTCCTCGCCACCCAGCCCA TAAAAGACAAGGAGATGGTGCACCGCATTGCTACCCGTATATTGGGTGCTGATGCGGCCATCAATGAAACCCCCGACGGCGATGGTGATGATGTTATAAGAGCCTCTGATTTGCTCATAATTGATGCCTTCAAGGTCCCAAAGTTCCGATATGATCCCATCAAGAAGGTTTTTTACAA GCATACTGGGAGCCTACCCATGCATGGTGACGCATTTTCGAAAGCAGCTCTGTATAAGGATAGGTTTCTCTTGCTCTCCCAGATGCTCTCTCGCCATAAGGATTTTTCCAAACCAGCCTTTGATTCTGAATTGTCAGATTTCGGACGCTGTGAG ATATCTCCAATTCAGTCTCTGATTGGGCAAACTGGAAGGAGATGGGTGATGGGTCTGATATCTCAGTTGGAGGATGGCCATTTTTACTTGGAAGACCTTTCTGCTTCTGTCGAAATCAACTTATCCAATGCA AAGATAACTGCAGGATTTTTTGTAGAAAACACAATAGTTGTTGCAGAAGGCGAGATGCTCTTAGAGGGTGTCTTTCAG GTGTTTAATTGCGGATTTCCTCCGCTTGAGGGCAGAGATAAGTCACTCCAATTTCTTGCAGGACATGACTCTTTTGGTAGTGGTACACTAACAGAACAGGAGACG CTCAGACTTGCAAAGTTGGAAAGAGAAGCAGTTAATGGGAATGTTGTCATACTGTCTGACATTTGGCTAGACAATGAAGAG GCTATGGGAAAGCTGGAGAGAATCCTTGATGCTTTTGAGAATGAGGACTTTGTGCCATGCTTATTTGTACTCATGGGGAATTTTTGTTCTCATCCATGTAATCTTGGTTTCCACTCCTTCTCCAATCTCAG GTCGCAGTTTGGCAAGCTAGGGCAAATGATTGCTGCCCATCCACGGCTAAAAGAGGGTAGTTGTTTTCTATTTATCCCGGGTCCCGATGATGCAG GCCCTTCAACTGTTCTACCAAGGCCTTCTTTACCAAAGTATTTAAGAGAAGAGCTTCAAAATCACATTCCAAATGCCATATTTTCAAGTAATCCTTGTAG AATGAAGTTCGGTAGCCAGGAGGTGGTATTCTTCCGTCAGGATCTGCTGTACAGAATGCGCCGTTCATGTCTGATGCCCCCTTCTACAGAAGAAACTACTGATGACTTTGAGCAT CTGGTTGCTACCATAACCCATCAATGTCATCTCTGCCCTCTCCCTCTTATTGTACAACCGATTATCTGGAATTATGACCACTCCCTGTACCTCTATCCAACTCCACATACG ATAGTTTTAGGTGACAGAAGCGAGCAAAAGGCTTTCAAATACACAGGAATCACTTGTTTTAATCCTGGTTCCTTCTCAAGTGATGGCGCCTTTGTGGTATACCGTCCTGACAATCAGGAAGTTGAATTGTCATCCTTATAG
- the LOC117637460 gene encoding DNA polymerase I, thermostable isoform X1, producing the protein MDKYPACKVATSKFLQMVEVAVPTRVHITPFLSVSSYLPICRKIAVTKVARKISGVVASSSSTFSTSSGFGYKQKVDDGQVLLPKKTSKKRVFFLDVNPLCYEGSKPSLQSFAHWVSLFFNQVSLSDPVIAVVDGERGGEHRRQLLPSYKAHRWKFLRQFSKGHVGRSHGVITNVLRKCNVPVIKIEGHEADDVIATLVGQVLQSGYRVVIASPDKDFKQLLSEDVQLVIPLEELERWSFYTLKHYMAQYNCDPCCDLSLRCIVGDQADGVPGIQHLAPGFGQKTALKLIKKHGSLENLLKTAAVRTVGRQYAQDALTKHADYLRRNYEILSLRRDVDVRLREEWLVKRDTSNDSRTLSNFFKFLEETQKFSHYNVSVSNG; encoded by the exons ATGGATAAATATCCAGCTTGTAAAGTTGCAACATCGAAATTTTTGCAAATGGTAGAAGTTGCAGTTCCTACCCGAGTTCATATCACGCCCTTTCTTTCTGTAAGCTCATATCTTCCCATTTGTCGCAAAATAGCGGTGACAAAAGTAGCAAGGAAGATTTCTGGAGTTGtggcatcttcttcttcaactttttctACTTCTTCTGGTTTTGGGTATAAACAAAAGGTTGATGATGGGCAAGTCCTGTTGCCAAAGAAGACAAGCAAAAAAAGGGTGTTCTTTTTAGACGTTAATCCTCTTTGTTATGAAGGAAGCAAACCCAGCTTACAATCTTTTGCTCATTGGGTCTCCTTGTTTTTCAATCAAGTTAGCCTCTCTGACCCTGTTATTGCT GTCGTTGATGGGGAAAGAGGAGGTGAACACCGCAGACAGTTATTACCTTCATATAAAGCACATAGGTGGAAGTTCTTGAGACAGTTTTCAAAGGGACATGTTGGAAGGTCACATGGAGTCATCACAAATGTTCTTAGAAAATGCAATGTGCCA GTCATAAAAATAGAAGGCCATGAAGCTGACGATGTTATAGCCACACTTGTGGGGCAAGTTCTACAGTCAGGATATCGGGTGGTAATTGCATCTCCTGATAAAGATTTTAAGCAATTGCTTTCAGAAGATGTTCAACTTGTCATTCCCCTGGAAGAGTTGGAACGCTGGTCCTTTTACACCCTTAAGCACTACATGGCTCAGTATAATTGTGATCCGTGCTGTGATTTGAGCCTTA GGTGCATTGTTGGTGATCAGGCTGATGGTGTTCCTGGGATCCAACATCTGGCTCCCGGTTTTGGTCAGAAGACTGCCCTAAAGCTCATAAAAAAGCATGGTTCGTTGGAAAATCTACTAAAGACAGCTGCAGTCAGAACTGTGGGCAGACAGTATGCTCAAGATGCTCTTACAAAACATGCTGATTACCTAAGGAGGAACTACGAGATTCTTTCCCTTAGGAG GGATGTCGATGTTCGACTTAGAGAGGAGTGGTTGGTTAAGAGAGACACAAGCAACGATTCAAGAACGTTGTCTAACTTCTTTAAATTCTTGGAAGAAACCCAAAAGTTCAGTCATTATAATGTATCTGTCTCAAATGGCTAA
- the LOC117637460 gene encoding DNA polymerase I, thermostable isoform X2 yields the protein MDKYPACKVATSKFLQMVEVAVPTRVHITPFLSVSSYLPICRKIAVTKVARKISGVVASSSSTFSTSSGFGYKQKVDDGQVLLPKKTSKKRVFFLDVNPLCYEGSKPSLQSFAHWVSLFFNQVVDGERGGEHRRQLLPSYKAHRWKFLRQFSKGHVGRSHGVITNVLRKCNVPVIKIEGHEADDVIATLVGQVLQSGYRVVIASPDKDFKQLLSEDVQLVIPLEELERWSFYTLKHYMAQYNCDPCCDLSLRCIVGDQADGVPGIQHLAPGFGQKTALKLIKKHGSLENLLKTAAVRTVGRQYAQDALTKHADYLRRNYEILSLRRDVDVRLREEWLVKRDTSNDSRTLSNFFKFLEETQKFSHYNVSVSNG from the exons ATGGATAAATATCCAGCTTGTAAAGTTGCAACATCGAAATTTTTGCAAATGGTAGAAGTTGCAGTTCCTACCCGAGTTCATATCACGCCCTTTCTTTCTGTAAGCTCATATCTTCCCATTTGTCGCAAAATAGCGGTGACAAAAGTAGCAAGGAAGATTTCTGGAGTTGtggcatcttcttcttcaactttttctACTTCTTCTGGTTTTGGGTATAAACAAAAGGTTGATGATGGGCAAGTCCTGTTGCCAAAGAAGACAAGCAAAAAAAGGGTGTTCTTTTTAGACGTTAATCCTCTTTGTTATGAAGGAAGCAAACCCAGCTTACAATCTTTTGCTCATTGGGTCTCCTTGTTTTTCAATCAA GTCGTTGATGGGGAAAGAGGAGGTGAACACCGCAGACAGTTATTACCTTCATATAAAGCACATAGGTGGAAGTTCTTGAGACAGTTTTCAAAGGGACATGTTGGAAGGTCACATGGAGTCATCACAAATGTTCTTAGAAAATGCAATGTGCCA GTCATAAAAATAGAAGGCCATGAAGCTGACGATGTTATAGCCACACTTGTGGGGCAAGTTCTACAGTCAGGATATCGGGTGGTAATTGCATCTCCTGATAAAGATTTTAAGCAATTGCTTTCAGAAGATGTTCAACTTGTCATTCCCCTGGAAGAGTTGGAACGCTGGTCCTTTTACACCCTTAAGCACTACATGGCTCAGTATAATTGTGATCCGTGCTGTGATTTGAGCCTTA GGTGCATTGTTGGTGATCAGGCTGATGGTGTTCCTGGGATCCAACATCTGGCTCCCGGTTTTGGTCAGAAGACTGCCCTAAAGCTCATAAAAAAGCATGGTTCGTTGGAAAATCTACTAAAGACAGCTGCAGTCAGAACTGTGGGCAGACAGTATGCTCAAGATGCTCTTACAAAACATGCTGATTACCTAAGGAGGAACTACGAGATTCTTTCCCTTAGGAG GGATGTCGATGTTCGACTTAGAGAGGAGTGGTTGGTTAAGAGAGACACAAGCAACGATTCAAGAACGTTGTCTAACTTCTTTAAATTCTTGGAAGAAACCCAAAAGTTCAGTCATTATAATGTATCTGTCTCAAATGGCTAA
- the LOC117637460 gene encoding DNA polymerase I isoform X3: protein MDKYPACKVATSKFLQMVEVAVPTRVHITPFLSVSSYLPICRKIAVTKVARKISGVVASSSSTFSTSSGFGYKQKVDDGQVLLPKKTSKKRVFFLDVNPLCYEGSKPSLQSFAHWVSLFFNQVSLSDPVIAVVDGERGGEHRRQLLPSYKAHRWKFLRQFSKGHVGRSHGVITNVLRKCNVPVIKIEGHEADDVIATLVGQVLQSGYRVVIASPDKDFKQLLSEDVQLVIPLEELERWSFYTLKHYMAQYNCDPCCDLSLRCIVGDQADGVPGIQHLAPGFGQKTALKLIKKHGSLENLLKTAAVRTVGRQYAQDALTKHADYLRRNYEILSLRSS, encoded by the exons ATGGATAAATATCCAGCTTGTAAAGTTGCAACATCGAAATTTTTGCAAATGGTAGAAGTTGCAGTTCCTACCCGAGTTCATATCACGCCCTTTCTTTCTGTAAGCTCATATCTTCCCATTTGTCGCAAAATAGCGGTGACAAAAGTAGCAAGGAAGATTTCTGGAGTTGtggcatcttcttcttcaactttttctACTTCTTCTGGTTTTGGGTATAAACAAAAGGTTGATGATGGGCAAGTCCTGTTGCCAAAGAAGACAAGCAAAAAAAGGGTGTTCTTTTTAGACGTTAATCCTCTTTGTTATGAAGGAAGCAAACCCAGCTTACAATCTTTTGCTCATTGGGTCTCCTTGTTTTTCAATCAAGTTAGCCTCTCTGACCCTGTTATTGCT GTCGTTGATGGGGAAAGAGGAGGTGAACACCGCAGACAGTTATTACCTTCATATAAAGCACATAGGTGGAAGTTCTTGAGACAGTTTTCAAAGGGACATGTTGGAAGGTCACATGGAGTCATCACAAATGTTCTTAGAAAATGCAATGTGCCA GTCATAAAAATAGAAGGCCATGAAGCTGACGATGTTATAGCCACACTTGTGGGGCAAGTTCTACAGTCAGGATATCGGGTGGTAATTGCATCTCCTGATAAAGATTTTAAGCAATTGCTTTCAGAAGATGTTCAACTTGTCATTCCCCTGGAAGAGTTGGAACGCTGGTCCTTTTACACCCTTAAGCACTACATGGCTCAGTATAATTGTGATCCGTGCTGTGATTTGAGCCTTA GGTGCATTGTTGGTGATCAGGCTGATGGTGTTCCTGGGATCCAACATCTGGCTCCCGGTTTTGGTCAGAAGACTGCCCTAAAGCTCATAAAAAAGCATGGTTCGTTGGAAAATCTACTAAAGACAGCTGCAGTCAGAACTGTGGGCAGACAGTATGCTCAAGATGCTCTTACAAAACATGCTGATTACCTAAGGAGGAACTACGAGATTCTTTCCCTTAGGAG TTCTTGA
- the LOC117637808 gene encoding germin-like protein subfamily 1 member 20, translating into MKDVHFLISTLAILAFATFLASASDPSPLQDFCVAINDTKSPAVFVNGKFCKDPKLANANDFFLSGFQIPRSTQNPVGSTVTPANVDQIAGLNTLGISLARIDFGPNGLNPPHTHPRGTEILVVVEGTLYVGFVTSNGDGNRLFTKVLNKGDVFVFPIGLIHFQLNVGHVNAVALAALSSQNPGVITIANAVFGSKPPINPDVLAKAFQVDNKVVDYLQKQFWYNNS; encoded by the exons ATGAAAGATGTTCATTTTCTCATAAGCACTCTTGCCATATTGGCATTTGCAACCTTCCTTGCCTCAGCCTCTGATCCCAGTCCTCTTCAGGACTTCTGTGTAGCAATCAATGACACCAAATCTCCTG CGGTGTTTGTGAATGGGAAATTCTGCAAGGATCCTAAGCTTGCCAATGCGAATGATTTCTTCCTCTCCGGGTTTCAAATTCCAAGAAGCACACAAAATCCGGTTGGTTCGACGGTGACACCTGCGAACGTGGACCAAATAGCCGGATTGAACACTCTCGGCATATCCCTGGCTCGCATAGACTTTGGACCAAATGGCCTAAACCCTCCTCATACTCACCCTCGTGGCACTGAAATCCTTGTAGTCGTGGAAGGTACACTCTATGTTGGTTTcgttacatccaacggtgatgGCAATCGCCTATTCACTAAAGTATTGAACAAGGGAGATGTGTTTGTGTTCCCAATTGGTCTAATTCACTTCCAACTCAATGTGGGACACGTCAACGCTGTAGCCCTTGCCGCCCTTAGCAGCCAGAACCCAGGCGTCATCACCATTGCAAATGCAGTTTTTGGCTCCAAGCCTCCCATCAATCCTGATGTTCTAGCCAAGGCCTTCCAAGTGGACAACAAGGTTGTTGATTATCTTCAGAAACAGTTCTGGTACAACAACAgttaa